In Equus quagga isolate Etosha38 chromosome 14, UCLA_HA_Equagga_1.0, whole genome shotgun sequence, the genomic stretch AGCTCTGGTTCCCAGCCTCAAAGGGGTGCTATCAGTGTCCTGACTgggtattttctatttcttgtctaTAGAGAAAGATTTTTCCTCATTTCATCTGCagttatatacttattttattttctataatttctctGTGTTTAGAGAAAGATCAAAGTTTCAGTATGTGCTTAGTCTTTCTTCTAGAATCAGAAGActgagatttcattttttttctacagTATAACTGTCTTATACTGGCTGCTTTGAAAGTACACGATTAACTCCTCAGACATCAGTGGCTAAATTATTTTAGTAACAGAGTCAATGTGCatgaaaaatagcattttctttaagCAATATTCcttctgttttgctctttttaatagaaaagagtAGGATGGAAGATAATATAAGATAATTCTCACCTACATGAGGATAAGAGATACCATCCTATTACGCCAACTGAGGTGATTTTTTCTCTTATAAGTTTggctttataaaaaaaaatcttatctatttttgcttcatgtataggaataggaaaagatttaatttttagtaatgtCTCTTCTGAAAAATCTTTGGAAACCAGTGTTATAAGATAAGGGAGATATACATTTTAGCGGATGTTTTTCAGTAATGTCGTCTCCCTTCCCATGCTTTctccataaaatgagaaaaaatattaaaaattgtttggTTTGGGGGGCAAATCAAATGACAGCAATTGAATACCTGCTATTCACATTATAaactatatttacttttaaagcaTGAGTACTAGCAAATATCTACACTTAGACTTAGGATTGAGGAATGAAGTTAAAGACATAGTACTAGTTACTGCACAGTTTCTTAAAAGCTgctaagaaaagaataaatatttctctagaAGTTCTGAGTCTTCTCATTTATGTTCATGAATAAAGtttatcctttaaatattttgtttgggattCATTTCACACTTTTGCTTATCAGGCTGGAGATCAGGGAGTTTAACAAGAGGGTCACCCAAATTCAGCAGCCAAATCATAGAATAAAGACAGGCTGTGGTTCTGGGCTTCTGTCCATGGCCACAAAGAATTGTAGTCTTGTGGCAATGCAGGTTTAGAAAGTTTCATGCCTAGCCTCTACTGAGAGAAATTTTGGGATGGCAGTTCCATTGCAAATAGaagaacaatggaaaaagaagggagaaaaaaagaccaatATTAGGAAAACCTATCCTCTTGGCTTGGCATATGTTTGCATAGGCCACAGGTTAACTTCAGGAATGTTGCAGCAATGATAGCCCACCTCTTTGGCACTGGATTAGGGTAAGTGTAGGTGAAGAGTCAGGAGATTGACATACATTCAGTCTTCTATCCTGTGATGACCAGTATATACAGCTCGTGCCTCATGGTGATCATATATTGTGGTGCATAAGCAATGACAGCAAACTGGTGGCACTATGGCAATGTGTACAGGGAAATCTCAGTACATGACCAAAGGAAACATGAGCAGAAGAACCCAGAAAATAGATGACCTGTCTCTGCCTGAAAGTTAAAGCAATTGTTGAAGACAGACTCATGTCAAACATAGAGAcgttttcaaggaaaaaaaagtacatgGGATGTGAagtacaaataaacaaacaataagtTCAAATATAACATTTACAAAGAGGATACATAATTAATAGGTAAGAAGaggataataaaataattaacacataataaaagataagaacacaaaaataaaatatggttgCCAGCCCTTAGTGATTCCCGGTAGGATGAACTCAGATATCACTGCATGACTTTGCATTTTAGAGAAGAGTCAACAGATAAGtatcaatgaaagaaaatttttgctTAATATAAAGGTACTTCTAAATAAACAACTTTCAGATACGAAGTAGAAAGATTATACAAAGTGTCAGTGTTAACTTATATTTTGGATTGGCAGGCTGTTCTTCTTTACAGTATCTATCTCTACTTGTTGAGGTTTCTGATTTCAGGTAATCCTCATTAGTACTTTCCCCAAGGAAACTCTGAATAGAGtcttacattcatttttttccataggGTTTCATCTTATAAATCTTCGTAAAACCAAGAAATTGCATTCTTCAGTTCTCCTTCCCTTTGCCATTGTGGACCAGCATAGTCCATCTCCATTAGCTTCTGCCTCCACTCTCAGGATTGCTCTAATCTCTGTGCTTATTGATTTCATTAAAACCATAGACCCTTCTCtgagaataatatgaaaatactCACATAAGGACAAGATGCTCATTTTATCCTGCCACTAGATTCATCTCATTACATGGGTGCATCAAAGATGATGGAGGAGACAGGAACACTATCTCAAATAAAATTGATGGCAAGAAAGTGTCATTATTAGAATCCACAAAGCAGAAAAGTTTCCCACAAAACAGCTCATTCAGATTTGGATAGACATCCCAGTTTTTCTACTTACTTTTGCTTAGAAAGAAACCTCTCTCTCCAAGTCTATGAGAATTTAAATAAACTTAGTATTGATCTTCCTTCggagatttttttctccatagtCATAGTTTCTGTATGGAAAGATTGATTAAGTAgttcttattttatactttgataacaataaaatacttaattctTGCATGAAAACTGATATTATTTCCTTGTAAAATAAGCTTTGATTGGAGACATGACTATTGTAGTCAGAACCATTTACTTGGTGTGTGTCATAATAGGACATTTATGGTTATTTTACTTgattatttcttgtttctctgaggttaattttaagttactttgtatttctgaaagCACACAGattaattctttgaatatcatagctaaataaatgtttattaaatgacactgtttatgtgtatttattaatGACATGTTTCATTATTCACTGAACTTTTATTGAATATCCCTTATGTGAAGGCATTGCACTAGGTGCATAAGACTTATAATTGCATCAAGGAACATTTACAACTGAGGTGAGAaggacagggaaggagaaaaaataattacaaattactGTTTTATCTCTATGAGCAAGGATTATCATGGGTGCTTAATGAATATTATCTACTCCTGCCAATATCCACATGAGGGAGGTGTTATTATTTAGGACTGAGGGggaagaaactaaggcccaggAAGTTTAAGAGGCCCAATATCACTCAGCAAGTAAACAGAGTTTCTGGGAATTCAATTCAAGTCTGTATTTCTCACTGTCTCTAACGTGTGCCACTGGAGGAAGTCCATCAGTAAAAGTACATACAACTagagaaacacagaggagaaaTCAGCTTCTCCAGGTTGTCATCATGCAAGAGAGATTATTTGAGAGGAGTCTAGACTGAAGAGTTTAGTAGTGGTTTATCAAACATTCCTGGACTCACAGCACAGTGTGTTTGAGAACACCATAGCTCAATTTCAAACAGGGGCATGTGAATAGAAATGTCTGCAGGAGTCAGGCTCTGAAGGACCTTGCGTGATATGCTATAAAATTTGTACTTTATACCACAGACTGTGGAGATCAGATGCTGTTCTAAAGGGTAACGTAAATCAGTGTGGACAGGAGGCCGGACTCAGACTGGAGTAGTGGCTGGGATTTCCTTTAGGGAGCCATCAGGGCGTGATCAGTGTGTGAAAAGAGATGGTGGCATTTAGGAAGGAGACTGgataataaataaaggaaaaataattaagaaatagagTAGTAGGAGTTATAGTCTGTTGAGTGAGAGTGTGAAAACGTAAAGGTGTGCTCTCAGTGTCTGACTTGGGTGTTTGCAGGTGTTGATATGTCATTACTCAAAAAACAGAAGGGAGGAGGCGAGATACTAATTTCTCTTATACTATCTCACTTGAAAAGGCTCTGATGTTTGACAGAGAATTACTCTCTTTGTCTTGTGTTCTGTATAAAGCTTAGTTTGGCATGTATTTGGAGAGTATTTATGATgctcctttatatatatattaagctGAGGTTAGGAagaattttaaactaaattattgaatgatattttataaatccattcattcatctatgaGCAGCTTCGGCTGTGTGAAGTATTATAACAAACTGAGGATAGAATAGTGTAACAACATATATTGAAGGATCCTAATCAATCATCTTTCtgcccatttcctcatctatgagtACTAAAAACTGATGAATAAACATAAGGATTCAATTGAGGGTCAAACCAAATGTTACTTTTGTTACTAATAAAGCTGAATTAAGAATGCAAGAgaatgccttctctctctccctgtaaAATCTGGAACCAGCAGCATCTTGATCTGCCCTCCCCCTTCTGCTCTGGGGAAGCAGGACCCTGACTTCAGCAAGCTGGTTGCCAGGCAACCCATCAGGGGCTGCCTGGATCATCCAGCAGACTATCCCGCTGCTCTCTCTTCAGAAAAGAACATAAATTGATTTAATATCAAGGATACACTATACTCTCAGCCAAAATGCACTCTCTATTTCTCATCATGAATTATGTCTAGCTACTTTTTTCAATATAGCTCAACAGATGAAGCTGTAAAATGAGCACTCATAACTGTTAAAATATGCCAAATAATATAATGCCAACAAAATTAAACTGCATATGAATatcttttctgaaatattaatttcagaaagaaattaaaatataactatgAAATACACTTTTGTTGAATATTAAAGTCCAAAGAATTAAGATTCCACACTTGTTCCCTCCACAATTTCGTATTCATCTTATTCTAAGACTGAGGCGCCTTATTTGGGGCCATGGTTCCTTCTTCCGTGACTCATTTCTGATCTCTCTCCTTGGAATTGCGTGAGGCTCCTGCTGTACTTCGAATCTGAATTGTTCTAACACAAAGGCTTTTAATTAATTTCCACTTTCCCAAGTGTAAATAGATCATTTTCACAAAACCAGCTTAAtacctaaaatattaaaaacaaaagcaaatcctAGCCATATAGCAACATCCCAAGCAAGCAATATTCTTGAGACCCAATATGTTATCATTTCAACCCAACTGCTATTTTAACCAAAAACTATGAGGGAGACCTAGTGGTTCTGGAGGGTAGTGGTGTACACAGAGGAatatgagagaaaggagaaaagcttgATGGCAGCTCTATCAGGATGCCAGTCAGTCTGTGCAGGTTTTTAGGAGCCCATAAACTGTGTGTTtggatttaaaattaaattgtgagGAATTTCCTATTGAGAGGTTTATTATGTTATTAGGATGCCATATCCTGGGAAAggattcatatgtaaatatttcttcctgTCCTTGGTAGAGCAATTTCGGATAGTCTTGATTTTAGCAAGTGACTAAAAACTGGTTGTAGTTCATTCAGCTTTCAGCTTTCATATGTCTTCAATTTTACTTGTAGATATCTGTTTAAATTGGTGCATGTTGTTGTTCTGTATCCTAATTATTTCACTCACGTTCCTCTTCTTATGTTAATAAAGATGCAATTGCATCCTAATTTGAAAGGCTAAGTagtatccattcattcattcaacaaacttacAGGTGAAGCTTTCTGTGTCGCTGGGCTATGTCCTGTGGACACAACAGTGAATAAGACAAACATGGTCTCTACTCTCATGGAATTTTGCATcgtaaagaaaagaaatttattgaagGAGTTTAAGTATTAGTGTGATGAGTATCAGTCCATAAACACTATCCAGGCTTTACCAGATATCGTAGCATGTGGATTCTCCTGCTAATATCCAGCATTTATAGTGAGACCCAGTTAGCATGAGAGACTCTATGTCTAAAGCCCTCCTGTCTTATTCTGACTGTGTGCTTTAGAGAAACACTTAGAACTGCACGTAGGCAAGGTAATCAGTAACCAGTCAGTAACCAGCAGAGAATGACTTGTTAGCAGATTTCAGCCCTCTGCCCAaactgttccttctctctcagataagaaaataattaatgttttcttagattcctcGGGAACGTCACATTCAGCAGATCCGAAACTTTTGTCTACAGAGAGGCATCCAACCATCTGCGGTGGTCCAAACCTGATACTCCTGAGCCTTCTTCTCAACCTTGTTTGCCTTATATAAGTCATTTCCCAATCAGTTCCCCTTtaagatgtattatttttttaaggacgATAGTCTGCTGTTTTTTGATTAGCTAGTTCATTGCTTAATAAAGTGTCTCTCTCTCCACCGCCTTGCTACTTGATGGATGGGCTTTTGTCTTGCAGTGAGCAGATCTTGTCCTTGCTTGTTATCAATAGGACAGCAAATTTTTTAGAATTGCTTGAATCTAGCATATTATCAAGAATAGGCATTCCAAAAGCATGGAAATAAGATTCTGTGTGATCTTATATTTTACTAATCAGGTTAGGAGAGGCCATGGAACCCTCATATTGCACCTCAAACCATTTGTCTATGCCTAAATAGGCttcattttgtactttttgtcTCATGCCTTTTGTAATGGCAGAAATTTAGTTCATTTgggattttcacttttttgttttgtttaaaggtTTCAAATAGGATGGAAGCTTTTCGGAGTAATAATGGATTACAAAAGCTAGAAATCATTACAATGTCACAGAAATTAAGGGCTGGTGTGTCTGTGAGATCTCCAGAAAATTgtgccccttccttctctctggattctggagaaaactgagaaataactATCAATTCCAGTAGTGTTGGAGGCCAAGTTGGAAGAAGTAACTTGATAGAAGAACCAGATGACCATGGTCATTAAACTCCATAATTAGGCCATCTTCTCTTCAAACAACACTGGGCATGAAAGCTTTCCCAATGCTTTTCCACTAAAGAGTAATTTGGGATATCAGCAGCATGGTGCAGTAGGAAAACCATGATAGTAAGAGTTAAAAGGGTTTGGGTGTAGGCCTGGCTTTACCATAAGTAGATGTGTTATGAAGTGAAGGAGACTTACTGCCATATCTCAGTGCCTCAATCTACAGATGGGTACATGGGTAGTGGCACagaataaaagaagataataGTAAAGTCAATATACAAACATGATCTATGTCAGTGCATATTTTACCAGTTATTActgaatattttctatgtatCATGAGCTCTGGGGAGAAGTGCGAGGATGAGTTAATTGCCAAGCTGGTCTTTCAGGGCAGTCATGTGGGAGAGGGATTAAGAGTAGGGGCTTTGGAGTTAACTGGATCTGAGCTTGAGGTCTGGTGTGCCACTTAACGTGCAAACTTGGGTCCATTGTTTGAAGTCTCTGGTCCTCAAAGCtcttttttacaaaatgaaaactcTAGTTTATGGGGAATGATATGAAGATTAAACAGGATGAATATCTGCGAGATGTTCCTCACAGTGCCTAGAAAACAGATCATGTGCTATAAATGGTACTTAATACTATTTTTAGCAACATGGAGAAACTGAAATGTTTATAGGCATAAAAGAGGAATAACCACATTCTAAACGgaaccagaaaaatgaaatgaaggtgATTTGGCACAGAGATGGCTATTAAAGGGTGCTTCTTGGACTGCCACAGAGGCTCACTATCTTCAGCCAGGCTAAATTGCCTGCCCATTATAGAGATAAGAAATCTGTCTCCAGCTGCTTTCCATGGTCCTTGGATCACTTTTCTGGGATTATGGCGCTGAGGATAACATCAGTTATAGAGTAACATATAGGGCCCCAGGGGTTACAGAGACACAAAAGCATACAAAATCTTATTAGGCAAACAAAACATAATGCTTTAGAGGAAGCATTTTCTATTATCTGCTTATCTATTTAAGAAGAGGAAATAGGAGGATGATATTAAGAGAcaataaattctaaaatcaaTTACAAAACACATAATTTATTCCACAGCAGTAAATACTATATTGTGGAACACCTTTTTTAGGGatcttttcacttccttgttcCTTAAGGAATAGATTAACGAGTTCAGCATGGGTGAGActacattatttaatatttgcaCCACGGCACCAAGCAAAGGGTTGGGTGTGGGCTGCAGGTAGATGATGATTACAGGTCCGTAGGCACAGAGGATTGCAGTGAGGTAGGCGCTGCAGGTAGAGAAAGCTTTCTGCCTGCCCTTTGCTGAACAAATTCTCAAAATGGCAATCCCAATGCGTGTGTAGGAGACACAAATACTGAAGAAAAGCATTAAAGCCAGAAAGCCAACATTAGAGGAACCCACTTTCTGGGCCAGGGAGGTGTCGGCACAAGCCAGGGGTAAGACAGCAGGAATGTCACAGAAGAAGTAGTCTACCTGATTGGGGTCACAGTAGGTTAACTGAAAGGTAAAGGAGGTCAGAATGGTGGCCtgaagacaacccaccaaccaGGCTGCCATGACCAAACCAACACAGACTTCAGGTCTCATGACGAGCATATACCTCAGTGGGTGACAGATGGCAACAAAGCGATCATAAGCCATCACAGAATAGAGGCAGCCTTCAGTAGATCCCAGGAAATGATAGAAGAAGAGCTGTGCAGCACATCCCTTATAAGAAATGGCTTGGCTCTGGCCAGAGAGATAGAATAACATCTTGGGACAGGTCACAGATGGGAATAATATGTCAAAAATAGATAGGAGTCccaagaagaaatacatgggagtgTGAAGGGCAGAGGATGAAACAATTGCTGTAAAGATGAGTGAATTGCCAAGCAGAGTGGAGAGGTAAATGAATGAGAAGACGACAAAGAGCACGGTCTCCAGTCCCTCTGTTTGAGGTATTCCCAGTAGAATGAACTCATTCAGCTCTGTGTGATTCCTCATGTTTCTGGAAGGGAGGTCTGATTAGAGACAAAAGACATGAAAGCATGAATGTGAAGGCTGATTTGTGACAGACACAATACCAATACATTCATAGTCAACAATCtgtttaaacataaaaatgatgTTGAAGTTAAGAATTAGAAATTCTACTAAAGAATTTTGGGAGCTATTAGTAAAACAAAGCTGGGCTTTCACGTCTTGAGATGCTATATTTCTTCACAAATATGGATACAAAGCAAAATGAGGCATTAACATGATGAGATATTGGATGTGCCCCCAGAACAGAGATCTCAGTACTGAACACATGGACGTAATTTAATTAATGTCCACAACCAATTATACAACAATAAATGCCTTAAAATAGATCAACCTGGAAGCCTGATCCTCTCGATTCCTTTCCAAAGCATATCTACAATTACTCAACATGTGATCGAATACCCTGAATAGCCATCAAAGGTCAGGTTTGGCACCCGCACCTCTATTGAGAACAATGGATTGTGATACATGGCAATGAGCATTAAGATTTGGGTTGTATTGATATCATTCTAACTGGATATATTCCTTAGTTTGGGCATTTTCTTATTTATCGATAATTTGACTCAAAAGAAAGTAATGGTGACAAATTTGGTTATTATCCTGCGCTTTTAAATTGTTTAGAAGTTAACAACTAAGTTGTATCATTTAGATTGTAGGTTTTAGTGATGTCACATGATATATAATGATGTAGATATGAGATATTTGATATTTGCTAACAATTGGAATTGTTGAATCCAATGAAAGTATTTCAATTCTgcagatttttttgtgttttctgattttttaaaaaaatttatttttattttattgtggtaagcacatttaacatgagatctactctcaacagatttttaattgtacaacacaatgttgttaactataggctTGATGTTGTACAGCAGATTCTAGAATTTATTCGTCTTGCGTTACTGaaactttatacattttaattagcaatccctccttttctcctccccatgcctctggcaaccaccattctgcactctgtttgtatgtgtttgaatatctgttttattttaaaggaaaaagtcatATAAGTGAATATGCTAAGAAAGTGAAATGGCCACTAGGGTGTGTTGTGGTCAGCTGTCTGTTAGAATGCTGGCGTTTAAAGGTGCTAGTGAATCATCCAAGAAGAGAtgatgtttttacttttatgatcTGATTTTTGGAACTCCAAAGTGTATGAAAATTGTCAAATTATAATTGTCCTGCCTTCAGTTACAATTCCTAGTCAACTCCTCTGCTCCTCTTTTATAATTAATAGTTACCGATAGataattttatcttctaaaaaaattgaaagtgctAACATAGGTTAATATTATCCATATATTCCATATATACAAAAGGAATTCCGATGGAATTGAGTTCAGGTTCTATTAGACTATAAGGTTCCTGAGAGTAAAGACTATAAGTTATCATTATCTGTGGTATTTATCACTGTGCCTGTGAATAGTTGgcatttaaatgtttgttagataagtgaatgatgaaaaattggaaattaattTGTGAATTTACTTTGACTGTAGCTTCCATGAAGAGACCATGTTTATTCCTGCTCACCACTGTATCTCTATGACTTAGGAAATAGtagcacccaataaatgttttttttaaatagaattttagaatGCTCTGAAGTGATTCATTATGTCTTTAGActattttaagccttttttaTTAACCATGGAAAGAAATGATTGTAGTGAGCCTGCTGTAGGTGTGAGATTTCATGCCTAATGAAAGGAATGTAGATATTCATCTAAATGTTGAGTGTCTAATTCTTGGATGAGATGAGCCTTGAACATCTTCATAATTGCTGGTAGCTGATAATTGCTTCTagcttgagggaaaaaaatgtaaatgataggTGGAGGTGGAGTTAAGGAAGGATAATGGATCTccttgaagagaaggaaaaggagaaagtcaTGATTAGTGGAAAATTctttaataacaagaaaaagatgtgaaaagaATTAGTGTAAAAATACCTGAAATagtataaaaattatacacacaGCCATAGGTTCCAGATTTAGATCATGTATCTTAGTTCATGTGA encodes the following:
- the LOC124225756 gene encoding olfactory receptor 148-like, which codes for MRNHTELNEFILLGIPQTEGLETVLFVVFSFIYLSTLLGNSLIFTAIVSSSALHTPMYFFLGLLSIFDILFPSVTCPKMLFYLSGQSQAISYKGCAAQLFFYHFLGSTEGCLYSVMAYDRFVAICHPLRYMLVMRPEVCVGLVMAAWLVGCLQATILTSFTFQLTYCDPNQVDYFFCDIPAVLPLACADTSLAQKVGSSNVGFLALMLFFSICVSYTRIGIAILRICSAKGRQKAFSTCSAYLTAILCAYGPVIIIYLQPTPNPLLGAVVQILNNVVSPMLNSLIYSLRNKEVKRSLKKVFHNIVFTAVE